The following coding sequences are from one Anopheles bellator chromosome X, idAnoBellAS_SP24_06.2, whole genome shotgun sequence window:
- the LOC131213622 gene encoding transforming growth factor beta-1-induced transcript 1 protein, whose amino-acid sequence MAASCFGCKEEIKDKMLEALGKSWHPEHFACKECKKRIAENKFHESEGMPVCTKCFESKVQAICAACRKLVTEKVVKAMGKSWHQEHFICGGPCKQQLSGKTFFERNGKPYCTVDYERLYAPKCGGCKKPIAEKALSALDSKWHKECFKCKLCKEPIGVDAKFRSDKEKQPICEKCGV is encoded by the exons GCGGCCAGCTGCTTCGGGTGCAAGGAGGAGATCAAGGACAAGATGCTGGAGGCCCTCGGCAAGAGCTGGCACCCGGAGCACTTTGCCTGCAAGGAGTGCAAGAAGCGCATCGCCGAAAACAAGTTCCACGAGAGCGAGGGGATGCCGGTGTGCACCAAGTGCTTCGAGTCGAAGGTACAGGCCATCTGCGCCGCCTGCCGGAAGCTGGTGACTGAG AAAGTAGTGAAGGCGATGGGCAAATCGTGGCACCAGGAGCATTTCATTTGCGGTGGCCCCTGCAAACAGCAGCTGTCCGGCAAGACGTTCTTCGAGCGCAACGGCAAACCGTACTGCACCGTGGACTACGAGCGGCTGTACGCGCCCAAGTGCGGTGGCTGCAAGAAACCGATCGCCGAGAAGGCCCTGTCCGCGCTGGACAGCAAGTGGCACAAGGAGTGCTTCAAGTGCAAG CTCTGCAAGGAGCCGATCGGGGTGGACGCCAAGTTCCGGTCCGACAAGGAGAAGCAGCCCATCTGCGAAAAGTGCGGCGTTtag
- the LOC131213974 gene encoding carboxypeptidase M isoform X2: MRIVWSVICGFATLSLVSGQLDAVANPGTGAGERILQRKNDGPITAGNAQTREQYAFDNASGAHEPRAYRPDVGELDFVYHNHDEMTRYLRATTARYPNLTALYSIGKSAQGRDLWVLVVSSSPYEHMLGKPDVKYIGNIHGNEAVGRELLLHLIQYLVSSYGSDPYIKWLLDNTRIHILPSLNPDGYAASKEGTCDGGQGRYNSRGFDLNRNFPDYFKQNNKRSQPETEAVKDWISKIQFVLSGSLHGGALVVSYPYDNTPNAKICRSSSTCAVFHSYLSQPSLTPDDDVFKHLSLTYANNHGKMSHGVACKTASPSFENGITNGAAWYPLTGGMQDFNYVWHGCMELTLEVSCCKFPPAYELHKYWDDNQLSLLKFLAEAHRGVQGFITDPSGNPIERAQLKIKGRDIGFTTTKYGEFWRILLPGVYKLDVFAEGFVPKDVDFMIVEQHPTLLNVTLQPAKRNDGSYYRPSASTQYRPQQLAPPASQASSSGSDEGILSTLSSGFNSLVNNIFG, from the exons ATGAGGATCGTCTGGAGCGTTATCTGCGGATTCGCGACACTGTCGCTGGTCTCCGGTCAGTTGGACGCAGTTGCAAACCCCGGCACCGGAGCTGGCGAGCGGATTTTGCAGCGGAAAAATGATGGACCGATCACCGCTGGGAACGCCCAGACGCGCGAGCAGTACGCGTTCGATAACGCGTCGGGGGCTCACGAACCGAGGGCTTACCGGCCAGACGTTGGCGAGCTCGACTTCGTGTACCATAACCACGACGAGATGACACGGTACCTAAGGGCGACCACCGCCCGGTACCCGAACCTGACCGCACTGTACTCGATCGGTAAGTCGGCCCAGGGCCGTGACCTCTGGGTGCTGGTCGTGTCGTCCTCGCCGTACGAGCACATGCTCGGCAAGCCGGACGTCAAGTACATCGGTAACATCCACGGCAACGAGGCGGTCGGCCgcgaactgctgctgcacctgaTCCAGTATCTGGTGTCGAGCTACGGGTCCGATCCGTACATCAAGTGGCTGCTGGATAACACGCGCATCCACATCCTGCCCTCGCTCAACCCGGACGGGTACGCCGCCTCGAAGGAGGGCACGTGCGACGGCGGGCAGGGTCGCTACAATTCCCGTGGCTTCGATCTGAATCGCAACTTCCCGGACTACTTCAAGCAGAACAACAAACGCTCccagccggaaacggaagcggtGAAGGACTGGATCTCGAAGATCCAGTTCGTGCTGAGCGGTTCCCTGCACGGCGGTGCCCTCGTCGTCAGCTACCCGTACGACAACACGCCCAATGCCA AAATCTGTCGGTCGTCGTCTACATGTGCCG TCTTCCATAGCTACCTGTCGCAACCATCGCTGacaccggacgacgacgtgttCAAGCACCTGTCGCTAACGTACGCGAACAACCATGGTAAAATGTCGCACGGCGTCGCCTGCAAGACTGCGTCACCGTCGTTCGAGAACGGCATCACGAACGGGGCGGCCTGGTACCCGCTGACCGGCGGCATGCAGGACTTCAACTACGTCTGGCACGGTTGCATGGAGTTGACCCTGGAGGTGTCGTGCTGCAAGTTCCCGCCGGCCTACGAGCTGCACAAGTACTGGGACGATAACCAGCTGTCGCTGCTCAAGTTTCTCGCCGAGGCGCACCGGGGCGTGCAGGGTTTCATCACGGACCCGTCCGGCAACCCGATCGAGCGCGCACAGCTGAAGATCAAGGGCCGCGACATCggcttcaccaccaccaagtaCGGCGAGTTTTGGCGGATACTGCTGCCGGGCGTCTACAAGCTCGACGTGTTCGCCGAGGGCTTCGTCCCGAAGGATGTGGACTTCATGATCGTGGAGCAGCACCCGACGCTGCTCAACGTCACGCTCCAACCGGCGAAG CGCAACGACGGTTCGTACTATCGACCGTCCGCCTCGACTCAGTACCGGCCGCAGCAGCTGGCTCCACCGGCGTCGCAGGCGTCGTCCTCCGGCTCGGACGAGGGCATCCTATCCACGCTCAGCAGCGGGTTCAACAGCTTGGTGAACAACATCTTCGGTTAA
- the LOC131213974 gene encoding carboxypeptidase M isoform X1, which produces MRIVWSVICGFATLSLVSGQLDAVANPGTGAGERILQRKNDGPITAGNAQTREQYAFDNASGAHEPRAYRPDVGELDFVYHNHDEMTRYLRATTARYPNLTALYSIGKSAQGRDLWVLVVSSSPYEHMLGKPDVKYIGNIHGNEAVGRELLLHLIQYLVSSYGSDPYIKWLLDNTRIHILPSLNPDGYAASKEGTCDGGQGRYNSRGFDLNRNFPDYFKQNNKRSQPETEAVKDWISKIQFVLSGSLHGGALVVSYPYDNTPNAKICRSSSTCAVFHSYLSQPSLTPDDDVFKHLSLTYANNHGKMSHGVACKTASPSFENGITNGAAWYPLTGGMQDFNYVWHGCMELTLEVSCCKFPPAYELHKYWDDNQLSLLKFLAEAHRGVQGFITDPSGNPIERAQLKIKGRDIGFTTTKYGEFWRILLPGVYKLDVFAEGFVPKDVDFMIVEQHPTLLNVTLQPAKSPVRFPVASHNTDGAAPTPSMTLAPSPAATTVAPLPVHGGGGTTGNNGSNGDRLIFTS; this is translated from the exons ATGAGGATCGTCTGGAGCGTTATCTGCGGATTCGCGACACTGTCGCTGGTCTCCGGTCAGTTGGACGCAGTTGCAAACCCCGGCACCGGAGCTGGCGAGCGGATTTTGCAGCGGAAAAATGATGGACCGATCACCGCTGGGAACGCCCAGACGCGCGAGCAGTACGCGTTCGATAACGCGTCGGGGGCTCACGAACCGAGGGCTTACCGGCCAGACGTTGGCGAGCTCGACTTCGTGTACCATAACCACGACGAGATGACACGGTACCTAAGGGCGACCACCGCCCGGTACCCGAACCTGACCGCACTGTACTCGATCGGTAAGTCGGCCCAGGGCCGTGACCTCTGGGTGCTGGTCGTGTCGTCCTCGCCGTACGAGCACATGCTCGGCAAGCCGGACGTCAAGTACATCGGTAACATCCACGGCAACGAGGCGGTCGGCCgcgaactgctgctgcacctgaTCCAGTATCTGGTGTCGAGCTACGGGTCCGATCCGTACATCAAGTGGCTGCTGGATAACACGCGCATCCACATCCTGCCCTCGCTCAACCCGGACGGGTACGCCGCCTCGAAGGAGGGCACGTGCGACGGCGGGCAGGGTCGCTACAATTCCCGTGGCTTCGATCTGAATCGCAACTTCCCGGACTACTTCAAGCAGAACAACAAACGCTCccagccggaaacggaagcggtGAAGGACTGGATCTCGAAGATCCAGTTCGTGCTGAGCGGTTCCCTGCACGGCGGTGCCCTCGTCGTCAGCTACCCGTACGACAACACGCCCAATGCCA AAATCTGTCGGTCGTCGTCTACATGTGCCG TCTTCCATAGCTACCTGTCGCAACCATCGCTGacaccggacgacgacgtgttCAAGCACCTGTCGCTAACGTACGCGAACAACCATGGTAAAATGTCGCACGGCGTCGCCTGCAAGACTGCGTCACCGTCGTTCGAGAACGGCATCACGAACGGGGCGGCCTGGTACCCGCTGACCGGCGGCATGCAGGACTTCAACTACGTCTGGCACGGTTGCATGGAGTTGACCCTGGAGGTGTCGTGCTGCAAGTTCCCGCCGGCCTACGAGCTGCACAAGTACTGGGACGATAACCAGCTGTCGCTGCTCAAGTTTCTCGCCGAGGCGCACCGGGGCGTGCAGGGTTTCATCACGGACCCGTCCGGCAACCCGATCGAGCGCGCACAGCTGAAGATCAAGGGCCGCGACATCggcttcaccaccaccaagtaCGGCGAGTTTTGGCGGATACTGCTGCCGGGCGTCTACAAGCTCGACGTGTTCGCCGAGGGCTTCGTCCCGAAGGATGTGGACTTCATGATCGTGGAGCAGCACCCGACGCTGCTCAACGTCACGCTCCAACCGGCGAAG AGCCCCGTGCGCTTTCCGGTCGCCAGCCATAATACCGATGGAGCCGCCCCGACACCGTCGATGACACTGGCACCTTCGCCCGCTGCGACCACTGTGGCTCCGCTGCCGgtccacggtggcggtgggacCACGGGCAATAATGGTTCGAATGGCGACCGCCTTATTTTCACCTCCTGA
- the LOC131213975 gene encoding GDP-fucose protein O-fucosyltransferase 2: MSSPSSSSSVLQKAFRNAVIQIWYAFLLGTVAQLVNTAHVRQVCERRDIFFATFYSECLPTDAGAPVTYLLYDVNPGEGFNLRRDVYIRLAVFLKHLKTQPGHQHSKLVLAPWSHLVHWRSRHIDQARLLWNNFFDVPSLQRYTDVIDMDEFFADYERTHGARAQQVTVDEVYQLRHYDHMLENGVFVDKFEEHACPPGNRAAVALLFGYTNFTVATFRCLLFQGSAMLLQRVLDKYGRQTSNRAGPSPRYVVVLNAEIVLHDYWGNVDYWEARRSMRFAKPLVTVANQFRMSYLNSSDEHDRTVRPARWTDERAHRSAQGGNYLCAHLRRADFLEGREKTTPTIQSAALQIRAKLLELGLRTVFVASDCSRTEFHNLKNYLKRFRVVRYEPESYEQRVTLKDGGVAIVDQLVCSHARYFIGTYESTFTYRIYEEREILGFAQDLTFNTFCKNENDVACEKNTVWPIVYD, encoded by the exons atgtcgtcgccgtcgtcgtcatcgtcggtcCTCCAGAAAGCTTTCCGTAATGCTGTCATCCAAA TTTGGTACGCGTTCCTGCTGGGTACGGTGGCACAGCTCGTCAATACCGCACACGTCCGGCAAGTTTGCGAAAGGCGGGATATTTTTTTCGCAACGTTTTACAGCGAGTGCCTACCGACGGATGCCGGAGCGCCGGTAACTTACCTCCTGTACGACGTGAACCCGGGCGAAGGGTTCAACTTGCGGCGGGATGTGTACATTCGGTTGGCGGTGTTCCTGAAGCACCTCAAAACGCAACCCGGCCATCAGCACTCGAAGCTGGTGCTTGCACCCTGGTCCCATCTGGTGCATTGGCGCAGCCGTCACATCGACCAGGCTCGGCTGCTGTGGAACAATTTCTTCGATGTTCCCAGCCTGCAGCGGTACACGGACGTGATCGATATGGATGAATTTTTTGCAGATTACGAACGGACGCACGGTGCCCGGGCGCAGCAGGTGACGGTGGACGAGGTGTACCAGTTGCGGCATTACGATCACATGCTCGAGAACGGTGTGTTCGTGGACAAGTTCGAGGAGCATGCTTGCCCGCCAGGAAACCGGGCCGCGGTGGCCCTCCTGTTCGGCTACACAAACttcacggtggccacttttcgcTGCCTGCTCTTCCAGGGCAGTGCGATGCTATTGCAGCGGGTGCTGGACAAGTACGGCCGGCAGACGTcgaaccgggccggcccgTCCCCGCGGTACGTGGTCGTGCTGAACGCGGAAATCGTACTGCACGATTACTGGGGCAACGTGGACTACTGGGAGGCGCGCCGTTCAATGCGCTTTGCCAAACCACTGGTAACCGTGGCCAATCAGTTCCGAATGTCCTATCTCAACTCGAGTGACGAGCACGATCGCACGGTACGCCCTGCTCGGTGGACCGACGAACGGGCCCACCGTAGCGCGCAAGGTGGCAACTACCTGTGTGCCCACCTTCGGAGAGCGGATTTTTTGGAGGGGCGTGAGAAAACCACACCCACGATACAATCGGCCGCGCTTCAGATCCGCGCCAAGCTGCTCGAGCTCGGGCTCCGGACGGTGTTCGTTGCGTCGGATTGCTCGCGCACGGAGTTTCACAATCTGAAAAACTACCTCAAGCGGTTCAGGGTGGTGCGCTACGAGCCGGAAAGCTACGAACAGCGGGTCACCCTCAAGGATGGCGGTGTGGCGATAGTGGACCAGCTCGTTTGCTCCCACGCACGCTACTTCATCGGCACGTACGAGTCGACGTTCACGTACCGTATCTACGAGGAACGGGAGATACTTGGTTTCGCGCAGGATCTGACGTTCAACACGTTCTGCAAGAACGAAAATGATGTAGCGTGCGAGAAGAACACGGTGTGGCCAATCGTGTACGATTGA